A stretch of Aedes aegypti strain LVP_AGWG chromosome 2, AaegL5.0 Primary Assembly, whole genome shotgun sequence DNA encodes these proteins:
- the LOC110675101 gene encoding cyclin-dependent kinase inhibitor 1C-like: MFAKLVFATCLAVAVAKPEPGLLGAAPLAYSAPLAFNAPLAYSAPLAYSAPFFQQGLLSTAYSQTVGRSYFPSLLPPVNPITYAAPVPAAAPLNPIAPALPPLTYAAANPFFAPAAPAFLPAVTPAIAQTPVVAPAVAVARTPIATPVANPVATPVADAPVPVPNAAPAPAAPVASVATAARLTAAAAAAPVPFTTYGAPAAAAPARA; encoded by the exons ATGTTCGCCAAATTG GTTTTCGCCACTTGCCTGGCCGTTGCTGTTGCCAAACCAGAGCCTGGACTTCTCGGAGCAGCCCCTCTCGCTTACAGCGCTCCTCTAGCATTCAACGCACCATTAGCATACAGCGCGCCTCTGGCCTACAGTGCTCCATTTTTCCAACAGGGACTCCTTAGCACCGCCTACTCCCAAACTGTTGGACGAAGCTATTTCCCCAGCCTACTGCCTCCAGTCAATCCGATCACCTATGCCGCTCCTGTGCCCGCTGCTGCTCCCCTTAATCCAATCGCTCCAGCTCTGCCACCACTGACCTACGCCGCTGCGAATCCTTTCTTTGCTCCAGCTGCCCCAGCTTTCCTTCCTGCCGTGACGCCAGCTATTGCCCAAACCCCAGTTGTAGCACCAGCGGTTGCCGTTGCCAGAACACCAATCGCAACTCCAGTTGCTAACCCGGTTGCAACTCCCGTTGCCGATGCCCCTGTCCCAGTGCCCAATGCAGCTCCAGCCCCTGCCGCCCCGGTCGCTTCGGTAGCAACGGCTGCTCGTttgactgctgctgctgccgctgCTCCAGTTCCGTTCACTACCTATGGAGCGCCAGCGGCTGCAGCCCCTGCTAGGGCGTAA